GAGTTGAGGTGATAAAAATCAACTGCAACCATCCTCTGCGGGTTTCTTCTCAGGTTTCAACGGTGTACATCTTTGTTCAGGTGCGTTTGCATTCAAATACTGACATTCATGGCTGCAGCTACCAACCGTTTTTCATTAATCACGGCCCGTATTACAGCTAACATTAACCTTAGCTAACGACGTTATCATGCGTCAGTTATCGCGTCACATTTCCAGAAACTTCTGGATTGCGAACTTAACGCCAAATAGCCAATAATGCTAATTGTGCATGGTTTCATTGTTAGCCCCTCAACTTCACGTATTGTTGAAGTGTGGAGTGAACAAAGGTGACATAGTATTTTATCGTATCGTTAGCATACTTTGCTAGCTTAACAACCCTGGCAATAACGTTAGCACCTGAGCACGTAAACAAAGCCAGACAAAGAGTTTaaattgttaattgtttttCTATCTGGTTTCCCCCACATGCAGCGCGCTGTGTGCTGTACGTGACAGAGAAGCATGGACCCACGGAAAGTGGCAGAGTTAAAGGCCTTCGTGCAGATGTGCGAGTCCAATCCCCAAATTTTGCACCTTCCAGAGATGAGCTTCTTCCGGACCTGGTTGCTTGGGTCAGTAATGTTATAAATGGGAGCATAACTGTTGCTCCAACCGGTGAACCCTCCGTGCAAGTATACCGGTTGTTATGTAACAGATTAATGGAGGATTCATTATGTCAGTAAACTGCTTAGCTAGATAACGTAAAGTCTCAGACAGGCTTACCACGTGCCCTGTCCCGCCCACCTTGCGGACCACAAAACGTGCAAAACCAGTCATTCAACTAACTTATCTTTGATGATTtacaccagtggttcccaaacttttaaCGCGAATTTACCCTAAACTGACAAATTAGACCAAGGACCCCCATTTGATAATATTTTGTCCCAGTGTATGTACTaagtgtatgaaacccatgaccaaaatagtcatacattcggtcattgtgttacttatggatggaattatagtcAAATTAATTattcccctttttgctggggacccccttggaaccccctcaaggacccctgggggtccccggaccccactttgaaaaccactgatTTACACTTACAAGTAACTGTTTTTTCTATCTCCCTAATGTTATTTTATAGTCAAAAACGCATAGAAACCATtcacacttttgttttttttttgtatttggacTCATAaagtaaattttttttattttataaaaagctgctgcggttcagtgaaatacagacttcaatagagctgaaacaataagtcagttttaattaaataataGATTGACAGAACATTAGTTGGCAACACGTTTGATCAGCCATAAATGGTTGTAGTCATTTTCCTAACCATAAATGGCCAAACTTCTCTATTTCTTGCTTCTACAATGTGATTATTATCTTGTGAACATCTTTAGGGACTGTTGATTtgacaaaacaatttgaaaacatCACCACGTGTTCTGGGAACCATTTGTCAACATTTTATCGATCTAACAATTAATTGGAAATTATCTGGAGATTATTTGATAAAGATAATATATACAATTGATAGTGgcaataaccctaaccctgtcaCTTGTATTGTTAGCTGAATTGTAAtccatatttttatattgcagAATGGATGCAACAATCCCTCCCCCAGCCAAGACAAAGGAGTCATGCCAGGTAACACATGAATATTGTTATCATTAGGATTGGGCGTCAaaaaccggttccaacttggaatcgtttcaaaaattactaTTCCAATGAAATCGTTTCGAATCCAATCGGTTCATTATTTACACGCAAGTTTTGGTTATGTGAGTGGTCGCCGTACTTTCAGGcccttgttgtgttgcagccatggagcgcagtaagcggcgctctagtgtggctttattttatgttgaaaaagcccggtaaaactgtaaaccaccattgaatcaaaacattattaaaaatgGTTTCAACTCCTGGGcgcctttgctgcatgtcgttaccctctctgtcctgtcctgtctaataaaggcctaaaattccACGAAAAAAAGAATCCCAGTTGATAAGAACCGTAATCGAAAGGAACAATAGAAATTGCAatcagaattgttcaaatcaaaacgatgcccaaccctagttatCATGCTATACTTTTTATGATTTGATATTTGTACGCTTGTCACACGTGTTGTAACAGAGCGCTCTCTGACTTGCAGGGTGGCTGTCCTTGTGGCCCTCCTCCTACATCAGCTCCAGCTCCTGAGCCGGAGCCTCCTGTACTGTCTACGAGTGAGGAGAGTGATATAGGTACACAACGTTTCCTAAATCGCAGCTCTGGCCTTAGGGGACATGGGCCTTATCCTGTGGAGAGAGTAGATACAGCGCATAACCCCCTGCAAAACAATGAATTGTCATTACACTAATGGTTCTAAAATCTACCTGTATCATTACCTATGTAAAGAGTACAGTAGATCAGGTTTTTAAAGTAAAGTGTTGGATCTTTTTCAGAAATAGACAAAGAGGGAGTGATCGAACCAGACACTGATGAGCCACAGGACATGGGAGAGTTTGAAAACACTGAGGTAAAATGTTGAGCTTTTCTATATTTTATCAATTAtcatgcatacaaaattcaatCCCTATTCTCTCAGGATATTAAATGTCCCATATTGTATAGGCAtccagtgtcttttttttaaattataaagcaaaaaaatgaacttgaaaatgagTAAAATATGGAAGATTCCATCCTGGAAAATAACTAAGCTTTTACCCTTTTACCACTTTAGACAGACTTAGTTTGAACATCTGTGTCCATACATTTCCCCAGGTCACAGAGGAGATGATGGACCAGGCCAATGAGAAGAAGATGGCAGCCATCGATGCTCTCGGAGAAGGTAGGTTGATGTTCTGTTCACAAGGTGAATGCGGACTGATTAGGTAAATGGAAAGACGCTCCACCTTGAATTAGATTGATGTTCTCTAATACCAGTTtcaatttgtttttctcttataGGTGATCTGCAAAAAGCTCTGGATCTTTTTACTGAAGCCATCAAGCTGAACCCCTGCGTAGCCATCATGTACGCCAAGAGGGCAAGGTGAGAGTCCTCGGTGTCTTTTATTCAGGTTATCCATGGCAGAGCATTAAAGTGTCATTCAGCCAAGCCGCTGTTGGATTCCTCAGAATAATAAATTATATTCAAGAGCTTTTAAATGGTGTCTTCTTGCCTTTTGACTCCTGTTACAGTGTCTGTTATGAGTGACTGAGCGTAGTCTGTTGTCCTCTTTGTGTTAGTGTCTTTATCCAGATGCAGAAACCCAACGCAGCCATAAGAGACTGTGACAGAGCCATCAGCATCAACCCAGACTCTGCACAACCGTACAAGTGGAGGGGAAAAGCTCACAAGTACATTTCTATCTaacacctttacacacacacatgacataACCAAACCCTCAGTGTACACACTTGAAGTAAGACACACCTCGTGTTGTTTGACAACCGgcatttaatatttaatcagCTGAGCTAACAAACAGATATAAATGTGTTGCAGTCTGCTAAAAAACGTGGCATATCTTTAACAGAGGGTTAAGCTCCCAATTCACTGTGCTATCCCAGAAGAGAGATTTGACAGTTGAGGTCTTACACCGGGAACACACCACAGGCATAAGCGTGGCGTATAGCAGTGTagcgcagctatttttatttcggcacccatgttatccaatctgtgcGGCCACACGGGGCGCGTAGTGTCCGCGTATGCCCGCGCATGCCCGCGCACTGCGAGGATAGTTTTGGTGTCTCTATTTTTTTACGCAATACGCGAGcgtatgtgtcaagccaggcagcCAATCgcatacaggaagaccacagtgcagctggattctttacaaaaataaagcacattacaaaataatgcACCTAGGTTCATGGTGATTTCAGCTATCTTGACATCTCACAGTGAGACGCAATCTGGCACACGGAGAGAGCGACGgactgacagagagagtgacacacacactacaattgCCAGTTTTAccccactcatcctgtctctttctatcggagagagagagacggagagagagccgagaggagaaggatcgctttgtgaccgGCGTGTAGAAATACGCGTCTGGTGTGAAAGGCCAGGCGCACGATCAGGCTCGTGTCTACGCTACGCGACTCTTATTGCCTGCTGTGTGTTACGGTGTTAGTCTGCACCGTGAGACACCTTCACAgctggtttttttttaagagttttGGTGACCAAAGCGGCCTGCATTAAAATCCTGACTGTGTCAGAGCTGTAGGAGCAGATTCTCACGTGACTGCCACCACAACACATATCACaaaccagccaatcagagtacGGCATTAAATGACATAGAATTCCCGTTGTAAGCACTATTGTCGAATAATGTTCAACCGTGTCTTTTGTTGACGCATTCTGACACAGATTGCAACCAAGATTTTATCAACGCGATCTCACAGTGTGACATTTAATGAACCTGCAAGATCGCTTTTAGTTCAGTGGGTATAACATGAAAAGTGTGTTGCAGGCTGCTGGGCCACTGGGAGGAGGCAGCCAAGGACCTGGCCACAGCTTGTAAACTGGACTATGACGAGGATGCCAGTGTAATGCTGAAGGAGGTCCAGCCTAAGGTATAATACAAGAGAAAAgggggaataaaaaaaaaaggttcagcCTTTTTAAATTAGTTTGTACTAACTGAAAAGCAGATATGTTACTTTAATGTGTTCAAGCTCTGAATAGAAGGGTTGATCAGTGTTCACATGATCCTGTTACAGATGAACAGTTTGATCAGAGTAGGGCTCCAGAAGCCCATAatggcagacagagacagagctgATGCTCCCAGCTGTGAGTTTGTGGTTTGTCATTCttgtcatgtttcctgttttttgttttttcaggcTAACAAAATCATCGAGCACAGACGCAAGTACGAGCgtaagagagaagagagggatgTCAAGGAGAAACAAGAGCGGATAAAGAAAGCCAGAGAGGAGCATGCACGGGCTCAGAGGGTGAGATGCTGTGGGGATTACCAAATTCCGACTTAAAAAGTATAATCAATGTCTCTTAAGTTGAACTATTCTTCCTACACAGTCAACTGTAACATCATACTAATATAATAAAGTTAGTTGATAAAAGCTGTGCACTTCAAGTTGCAGCTGAACACGCTGGTGTCCATGATTTTCCCACCTTTGTAGCTCAAAGACACAACGGACGTCCGCTAAGCCCCACCCCCCTCAGCTACTGTTACTGCTCCTGACGAGCTCATACAAAACTTGTAACCCGAAAAAATAATGTAGTATGAAATGCTCCTTGGACTTTGAAGTAACGCTGGGTTCTACTGTAAGCTAGATAGCTGGACATGCTAACGAAAAATCCATGTCTAAAAGgcgatttatgcttctgcattaaatctacgccgtggctacgtactGTATGTAGGTGCGCGGAGACACGGACTCTACGCCGTAGccgttctccttctccataaacaacatgagatcaaggagagggttaacttttcctgctccagatttcccaccgtggtcagaaagcacaggggagacactttgtttctctcactatgactctagagtctgTACTCGCGCCGAAGCTAATCGTcgtctctaccacacactccacacacactccacacacacagactctgcTATTCTCCTaaacaagtataaacttcaggccgcttgcgtaggctacggcgaacgCTCTGCAttgagcctccgcagaaccataaatcacacttTACACGTTTACTGTTGTCATTGGTCGTGAAaagtcttttaaaaaaagacttaatATACAGAGTATCATGCACACTTCTTCAACATGCCTAGTTCTGGTTGCTAAACTAGGATTGGACAATTGTTTAGGGAAGGGGTTAAGCGAAAGGCTCTCTGACTCGCCGTTCGCCACTTCCCACCTCAGACTACAAACGTGCAGCTCAAGGCTGTCTCCATCAGAAACGACATCATCTACATTCTTACATccattattttgaacacaaagCAAATATGATTTTACGATTTTCACAATGATAGTTATTAGTTAGCCTAATGACAACCGAATGCGTCCAACACTATTAAACTCGTACcattcttttgtctttcaacagGAGGAGGAAGCACGACAGTTCGGAGGAGGATTCTTCCCAGGTAGGAGAGTAGAAACAAGCCCGTTCATTGCACGATGGGATGAGATGAACACTTCAAATTATAGGCGAAGCGAATAGAAAGATAATACCGTGTGGGAAATAATTCATACTCTTATAAACACTTAGATTATTTTATTGCGTATTGTATGCTGTAAGATCCAAGACAGAAGACCGTGTCCTTGAATTACAGATGGATATTCATTTTGAGTTTATGTTTGTACCCTTTCCTCAGTTTCACTGTATTTACAGCTCCACCCAGCAACATTCCAAAGTATTTCTCTGTTCCGTTGGGATTCCTCAATGATTTGTCAGACTGACGTGCTGCTACAGTTAATAAGTCTGGTTGTTTTTCTGCAGGTCCTGCTGGATTCCCAGGCGGAGCCCCTGCTGGCATGCCTGGTCTCGGTGAACTCCTGAAGGATCCTGAGCTGCTTAATGCCATGAAGGTGACTTAACTGCTCAAAATCCCACCACTTCCACTGCTATGTCCCATGACTCTAGTAAAATACGCTTAATCGCTTTCTTGCAAAgagataagaagattgataccactctcaagTCTGTATGGTATATGTATTACCTTAGcgtaaagactggaaacaaggggGAAGGGCTAACCTGGCTCTGTTCAAACGTAACAAAAACCACCTACTGGCAACCTCCTAAAGCTCACTTGTACTGTAACAGAAGTCAGATACAGCCTTAAACGCAGAGAAGACTGTAAAACTCATCTCATTTAGACCTGCGTTATTTTCACATAACAGGTTGTTGCGGAGGGTTTTTTTGACAGTTCAGAATGACAACGAATACAAAATCATCACTTACAGGGGTAGGAGGTCCACACACCACCACGTGTATTTGAGCCTTTGGCAGTGCCACATAGAGGTGAACTTATGTTATCCTGTTGTTCACTCGGAGATTAAAAATCTACGGGGGGGgctcctgggtagctcacctggtagagcaggtgcccatatatagaagtTTACTcctcctttgctgcatgtcgttccccctctctctcccctttcatgtcttcagctgtcctagacaaataaaggcctaaaatgcccaaaaaattatctttttaaaaaaaaaaaaaaggggggggggggagatccTGTCTACACAGAACAGCCAATGTACTCTCACTGCCACAGCGTCATTAGAGAGGCAAACTTTCTTCCTAACTGCCACTCAACCCAACTAACTGGGACGTTGTTAATGTCCTCAAAGTCAGAGAACACCTGGGCCTGCACCCAATAACATGGAGCTGTGGAGAGATACAGAGCTGTAGACAACTGctaaagctgtggtaggcatTTTAATTTTGGCATCATTGGGCAACAACTTCATAATAATATTTCAGCATAGTGTAATTCAAggggtctgagagaaaactagacttgtgcacctcctcttggctctgttttcaggctttagataATCTAGCCATGATGGGAGATTtgggccaatcacaggtcatttagGAGAGAACGAGTGTTCCTGTTGGCTGTTCTGCGCACCGAGAGGGGAGAGCTACAGCTTTAACCTTCACCCACACTCCCCAACATTAGAACTTGGAAAGATGTACTTTTCATTTCATCTCGTCTTTAAAGTCGACGTGAATAAAGGTGACCCCGTTTGTATTCCATGTTAAACTCCAGGACCCTGAGGTGATGACTGCCTTCCAGGATGTGGCACAGAACCCGGCCAACATCTCCAAGTACCAGAACAACCCCAAAATCATGGCGCTCGTCACCAAGCTGAGTTCCAAATTTGGAGCTTCACCACAGCCGTAGACGGGACCGAGGATGAGAGGATACGTGGTGAAACAATCTGGAGAGCCACACCGCTTTTCAACAATTATTCCACTGTGTGCAGATCAGACAGGGGAGCAGGTGACGGGTTAATTGGTGTCATGTAGAGAAGGTGGGGCaactttttaaatgttcttAATCAGCCTGTTAGCACTTAGCAACGTCTCAACAAATCAAACCGATGGTTAGGCGTCAGGTCTGATAACCTCCACTGGCTCGTCTCAGCTGGGACTTTACTAAACCACAGGTTGACATTTCTTAACCTGTATCTGAAAACGCTAAACTGGAAGCTCCAGCATACAATAATTCTTTTTTACAGCCATTGAATACGTGGTAACGGTTTAggttttttctttctccaaacATAGCCGAGCTCTCACAAAGTGTCGCCACTTTTTGTAATCGGGTCTATTattataaatgcaaaaaaaatggcTGATCTTGATGTTTGACCCTGTTGGAAAAGTATGATTAATGATGATTCACAATAATAAAACCTCTGTTGCTTCAAAACAGGTTTGACATTATTTTGTAGTTCAGTTGTACATACCAGATTTTACAGAATGACAACATGCACAAACGGTACATCTTTTACTGCTGTTTCTCATCTGTTCCAGAAAGCTTCAGTGAGTTCATATTTTTAGCAAATTCGTATCGTTTGAGTTCCTCTCACGTATCCTCACTTGAAGAAACAGTTCCTCATACTGATGAATCTGGTTTAACTAAACCAGATAGTCAACTGTTACAATTTGGCAGTTTTGAGGGCAGTGTAAATTATGGAGggaattttctgtattttgacaGATTCAttgttcaacttttttttttatttattttttttatttaatccgTAATAGGGCTACAACaaactattttcattatcaattaatctgcaaATGTTTTCCCCTCAATAGTTTGGTCAATAAAATGGCAAaatcaacgtgtgtgtgtgtacgtgtgtgtacgtgtactTCACAATTAGTTTCCTGGGTACCCAATGAACTTGGGGTTTGGATATTGAGCAATTTGGACATCGTTGGATATTAACAAAAACTAAATGGACAAACAAAGGTTGAGCAAAAAAATTGAGCCGAAACAACGTCATTATAAACGCTGACTGTGGTGATATTAACATGCAATAATCGTTgaagaaaaagaacacaaatGTTTTACACGCGCACACCGCGGTCTGGTTCTGCTGGTTGATTAACCTGATGGGTGATGATTAGCTTCAATAACAGCCGGGTGGGTAGCACAACGCCATGAGGCAACTGTCTGGTTAGGTACTCCACATTTTcactgtgatattttgtgattaaattCAAAATCTGCCCCGTTCTcggtcaggtaaatgtagtagtacaatgtcttcctctgatgtagacgtagcctaccttgtaagtcagtagtaggctacagaggagttgcatattaagtggttcgGGGTCGTTCtataagtaattttggggtacagtttggttttggagaattctccaagcagcaataccacaagcaatcggcccgttccaaacaggcacatttcctttttctttttttaaagattatttttgtgggcttttccgcctttaagtgacaggacagctaggtgagaaaggggggagagagggggggaagacatgcaggaaatcgtcacaggtcggattcaaacactggacctctgcatcgaggcataaacctctcagtatatgtgcgcctgctctacccactgaaccaacctggccacaaacaggcacattttcaacaggcACTGTACTAGTGTTGTAAATTTTATGCTTTTTGGCGCCCtatgtaccaaggctcagtccttactgcaGCGGCCCAAGGTTCGATTCttacctgtggccctttgctgcatgtcatcctcctttcctgtctacaactgtcctatcaattaaagaaGAATGccccattcattttaaaaataaaaacaatcacaaaaacaagtACCTCCTCCTTCTGACAAACATACAAGTGAGTCCCTACAGGTGCTGCGGTATAAATCAGGCCCAGAGGGAGAGTGGCTCAGCAGGCCACTTAATCCCCACAGGGAATCTGTTTTTCAGCCAGAGGATTACTGCTCTGTAATACGTGGTGGGTCTGGCTCTCATGAAGCCCTGAATCCCTGCGTCAAAGCTGATCTGACCGAGCAAATTCCCCTCACAGACAGATTTTTATCCACCAAAATGTAGTTTAACATTAACCAAGTTGTGAAAGAGTTCTTGCACGTGAACGATAAACCTTGTTATTTTCAGCAGCTGGCCTTCCTGCTTCACAAACCAGCACACTGAACTGTCAGAAAGCCCTACTACGTGCACCAGTAAAACAAGATTTGTGACAAcattaatgtttatttgtgtaCTTACAACATACCAAAACAAAGACATGGGTGTAAAATAACAACTAGGCTTACAAGCGGGAGGGAACAGAGAAGCAGTGAGGGTGACACTTGTAGTAGCCAAGAAAACAGGTCAGCAATAATACAGCTAGTGTCCGTATCTGAAAAAACATGAGAGAGAAAGGACATACGATGTTTGTTACAATAATCCACAGACATTTCCCCAAAGCCATACATCTGTGCTACACTTTCAAGTACTGATACTCACTTCTGAAACTCCCACTCCCTGTTGTCCAGAGGGCACACCTGTCTGGTTTTCAGCCAGCGGGAAATACAGTGGAAATGGAAGGCATGCtggggaagagagaaaaaaaacgggtatatatatatatatgcactgtACTGCTTGGATGAAACATTTTAGGGCAACAGATTAAAATTCTTTATATTTAATTCTTTAACCTATAAATAAT
This window of the Sander lucioperca isolate FBNREF2018 chromosome 21, SLUC_FBN_1.2, whole genome shotgun sequence genome carries:
- the st13 gene encoding hsc70-interacting protein; protein product: MDPRKVAELKAFVQMCESNPQILHLPEMSFFRTWLLGMDATIPPPAKTKESCQGGCPCGPPPTSAPAPEPEPPVLSTSEESDIEIDKEGVIEPDTDEPQDMGEFENTEVTEEMMDQANEKKMAAIDALGEGDLQKALDLFTEAIKLNPCVAIMYAKRASVFIQMQKPNAAIRDCDRAISINPDSAQPYKWRGKAHKLLGHWEEAAKDLATACKLDYDEDASVMLKEVQPKANKIIEHRRKYERKREERDVKEKQERIKKAREEHARAQREEEARQFGGGFFPGPAGFPGGAPAGMPGLGELLKDPELLNAMKDPEVMTAFQDVAQNPANISKYQNNPKIMALVTKLSSKFGASPQP